The Desulfovibrio sp. genome segment GGACAAGCTTGGGTCGCAAGTTTGCATCAGTCAGGAGCCCTTGGCGTTAATAAGGGCATTTCTTGCGACGCAAAGTTGCGACAGCCCGATTTGGGGGGGGCAAGTTCGACACGGTTAACATGACAAAAATCATCATGATTTTATTTTCACAAGCAGCTATTTCGCTTAGCCGGAGAACAATTCCTGCTTGTTGCAAATTTGCGACACGAGGATAAACCATATCAAAAGAATATGTAATAAATCAAAATATTATGCTGAATTTATTGAGTTTTGAGCAGAAGCGCATTGAAAAAGAGGTTTTGTGAGCTGGCACACATCGTGCAAAACGAAAAAAATCACAAGTCGTGCGGGTTGGAGGCGACCTGAGCGACTTAGAAATAGCAACGCCTGGAGAAGAGAGATGGGAAACGTTTTTGTTTCCTGCGTGGGTGGTCCGGCAGGGCAGCCCGCATGGATCTGGAAGGCCATGACGCCGCCAGCGCCACACAACCCCCAAGCGGGTTCAGGAGAACCGCATTATGAACGTGATTGACTTTCGCTTTCGCCCAAACACGCCAGAAATCATTAACGGTATCAAAAACAGCGCCATGTTCAAGGCGGCCTGCAAGGCCATTGGATTTGACGCACGCAAGCCCCAGCCTCTTGACGAGATTGTGGCAGACCTGAACAATCTTGGTGTGGAACTTGGGGTCATAACTGGTCGTGACTGCGAAACCACGTACGGATTTCCGGCCAACAACAACAGCGTTCTGGAATTTTGCCGGGCCTATCCCGACAAGTTTGTGGGGTTCTGGGGCATTGACCCTCACAAAAAGATGGACGCGGTGCGCGAAATTGAGCGCGTGGTTGCCGATTACGGCATGAAGGGTATTGCCATCGACCCTTACCTTGCGCACATTCCCGCTTCAGAGGCCAGGTTTTATCCGTTGTACACCAAGTGCTGCGAACTGAATATTCCTGTGTTCATCACCATGGCCCCGCCGCCGCAGGTTCCGGGTGCCATTCTGGAATACGCAGACCCGCGCGATGTGGACAAGGTTGCCAGAGATTTTCCCGAGCTGACGCTCATCATGAGCCACGGCGGGTACCCCTTTGTAAACGAGGCCATTTACACCTGCCTGCGTAACGCCAACGTTTACATGGATATTTCTGAATACGAACGCGCACCCATGGTTGATGTGTATGTGCGCGCCATGAACGATCTCATTCCCGACAAGGTACTTTTTGCCAGCGCCCACCCCTTTGTGGAGCTGGCCGACGCTCTTGATGCCTACAAGCACTTTGATCTTACCGAAGAAGCCCGCCGCAAGGTCATGTACGAAAACGCCCGCCGCGTGCTGGGCCTGTCATAAGGGAGAAAAGACATGAGCAACGCTGTTGATAAAGCAACCGCACAGGCAAACCTGCGCCGCGTAGTTATTTCTTCGCTGATGGGCGCTGTCATCGAATGGTACGACTTTTTTCTTTATGGCGTAGTTGCCGGGCTTGTGTTCAACAAGCTGTTTTTCCCGTCCTTTTCGTCGGGCGTAGGCACCATCCTGGCTTTTGCGACCTTTGCCGTGGGCTTTGTGGCCCGTCCTCTTGGCGGTTTTATCTTTGGGCACTTTGGCGACAAGATCGGCCGCAAAAAAATGCTCATTCTCACCCTTGAAATCATGGGTGTCGCCACAGTGCTTATTGGCTGCATTCCCTCCTTTGACAGCATCGGCATCTGGGCGCCCATCCTGCTGGTTACCTGCCGTATCGCCCAGGGCATTGGCCTTGGCGGCGAATGGGGCGGCGCGGTGCTCATGGCCTTTGAATCTGCCCCTGCCCACAAGCGCGCCTTTTACGGCAGCCTGCCCCAGATTGGCCTTTCCCTTGGCCTGATGCTGGCCTCTGGCGTGATCGGCCTGCTCTCCTGGCTGCTGCCCGACGAAGCCTTCATCGCCTGGGGCTGGCGCGTGGCCTTTGTGCTGAGCGCCGTGCTGGTGCTGGTTGGCGCGTACATCCGTACCTCCGTGCAGGAAACCCAGGACTTTGCCAGCGCCAAGAAGCATGTGGAAAAGATCCGCTACCCCATGATCGACGCCTTCAAGCGTTACCCCAAGACCCTGCTGGCCTGCGTGGGTGCCCGCTTTGTGGAAGGTATCGCCTTCAACGTGTTCGGCGTGTTCTCCCTGACCTATCTTACCAACACCTGCGGTGTTAACCGTACCGTGGCCCTCATGGCCGTGGTGGTTGCCTCTGGCGTGATGGCCTGCTTTATCCCCATGTGGGGTGCCATGGCCGACCGTGTGGGCAAGGGCCGCATTTTCGGTACTGCCGCTCTGCTGCTTGGCATCACCTCCTTCCCCGTGTTCTGGGTGCTGCACAACTACGCCACCACCAACCTGTTCTTTGTGTACCTTGCCATCATCGTGCCCTTCGGCATCATCTACGCCGCTGCTTACGCCAGCATGGCCAGCCTGTTCTCCGACAGCTTCGACCCCTCTGTGCGTTACTCGAGCATCTCTTTTGTGTACCAGTTCTCCGGCATCTTTGCCTCTGGTCTCACACCCATGATCGCCACCATGCTGGTGCAGGCCAACGGTTCGCAGCCCTGGTACCTGTGTGGTTACCTGCTGGTGGCGGGCTTTATCAGCACCATCGCCACCATGTGGCTCGGAACCATCCGCGAACGCAACGACCTGCCGCATACTGATTCTGCGGCCAACGAGGCCGAGGCTCCTGCCCAGGCTTCTGTGAGCGACGCGGCCGTATAGTTTCTCGGTCTGAATATCCTCCTCCCGTATGGCGGGGTCTTATGCCGGACCCCGCCACACCCTCAGGCTCTGCGCCTCCCGGCCCGCAACGGCAGGGCGGCGCTTTGCCAGTATGCGGGGGCGGGAGGAGGGCAGGCCACACCCTGAGCCCGGCACGCTGCCACGCCCGCAGCAGCTGAAAGGAGCCTTTATGCTTGTGGCCCTTGCTGTTTCGTCCTTTCTTGTTGGTACGCTTATTGGCGCAACTGGCGTAGGCGGCGTGCTGCTCATACCCGCCATCATGTTTTTTGGCGGGCTGGGAACGCACGAAGCCATGGCTACGGCCCTGTTCAGTTTTCTGTTTGCGGGCATTGTGGCAACGGTGAGCTACCAGCGCTACGGAACCATCGACTGGCGGGTTACCCTGCCCGTTGTGGCCGGCAGCTTTTTGTCCGGCTATGCGGGCGCGTATGTGGGGGCGTATGTTCCAGCGCGGGCGCTCAATATCGTACTGGCCTGCCTGATCATTTTTTCAAGTCTGTATTCCATGCTGCCAGCGCGGCAGGGCATGGGGCTGGCGCAGCGGCTGAGCCAAAGGGGCAACACCCTGCTGCTGTTTGGCATAGGACTGTTCACCGGATTTTTGTGCGGCATGACGGGCGCTGGTGGGGGTATAGTGTCTGTGCCGGTGATGCTGCTTTTCAGCTACGCGCCCCTGCAGTGCATTGCCACAAGCCAGGTCTTGCAGATGGTCATTTCTGTCTCTGGCTCGGCCAGCAACATGAGTAATGGTTTCATTTCCTATTCCATGGTCTGGTGGATCACCCTCTGCGAGCTTGTGGGCATTGGCGTGGGCGCACACATTGCCCACCGCGTGCCGGTACGCCTGCTCAAGCGCATGGTCAGCGGCCTGTGCATGGCCATTGGCCTGTTCATAGCATGGCGGGCGCTGTGCTGACTTACAAAACTTACCTAACTTTTTTATAACTTACATAAAAAGACTTCTTTCACGCGGTGGCATAGACAAAGATCAAATACTCCACGGAGGGTCTATGTCATGCAAACCGTAGAAAACAATCATTCTGGAGCCGGTGCGGAAGGGCTTTGGGACAAGCTGCTCAACTTCAAGATCGGTCCCGTGCCGCTTCCGGCCTATCTGTTTTTTGCCGCAGTGATCTTTTTGGCCTCGTATTACGGCAAACTGCCCAAGGATATGATTGGCGGTTTTGCCGTGATGCTGATTCTGGGCATACTGCTGGGCGACATGGGCTTGCGCCTGCCTGTGCTCAAGGATATTGGCGGGCCCGCCATTCTTTCCATCTTTGTGCCCTCTGTGCTGGTATTTTACGGCCTGCTTGACGGCCCGGCCAAGGAAGCCGTTTTTCACTTTACCGGCGGCAAGGGCGGCGGCGCCAACTTTCTGTATTTTTATATCGCCAGCCTGGTGACGGGCAGTATTCTGGGCATGCTGCGGCAGGTGCTCATTCAGGGCTTTCTGCGCATGTTTGTACCCCTGATTCTGGGTACGCTGGCAAGCTGTATCGTGGGCACGGGCGTTGGTACGCTGCTGGGCCACGGCGTATTTGAAAGCTTCTTCTACATTGTTGTTCCCATCATTTCCGGCGGCGTGGGCGAGGGAATTCTGCCTCTTTCGGCCGGTTATGCCGAAATCCAGGGCGTTGATCCCGGCAAGTTCATTGCCATGGTGGCCCCGGCTGCCATGCTGGGCAACGTGACGGCCATCATCTGCGCGGGCATGCTGCGCCGCTACGCCATCAAGCATCCCGAAAGCACGGGCAACGGCAAGCTGGTACGCATGGGTGGCGACGACCTGTTGCCCACTGAAGGCAAGGAAGTCATCGACGTTACCATTCTGGGCATGGGCCTGCTCACCGCCTGCTGCTTCTACCTGTTCGGCATGCTGGTGAACATGATCATTCCCATTCCCGCACCCATCATCATGATTCTGTCTGCCGCCATCGTAAAGGCTCTGGGCATCATGCCCGCCATTGTTGAAAAGGCCGCCAAGCAGTTCTACCTCTTTGTTTCCAAAAACCTCACCTGGGCGCTGCTGGTGGGTATTGGCGTGTGCTACACCCCCTGGAAGGACGTGGTGGCCGTTATCCAGCCCAGCTACGTCATCACGGTTGTTGCCACGGTGCTCTCCATGGTTGCCTGCGGCTTCTTTACCGCCCGCTTCCTCAACATGTACCCCGTGGAATCTGCCCTCGTTACCGCTTGCCACAGCGGCCTTGGCGGCACGGGCGACGTGGCCATTCTCTCCGCCTCGGCCCGCATGGAGCTGATGCCCTTTGCTCAGATTTCCACGCGTATCGGCGGCGCTTCGGTGGTGGTCATGGCAGTTATTCTCATGCGCATTTTTTACGCGGGCTAGACGCAAACAGATATTGGGCTTCCCCGGAAGGCGCAGGTCTTCCGGGGACTGCCTGTTTTTGCCTTGCAGGAATGGCCGGGCGCATGCCCAGGGATACGAGCATGCAGGAATATCGCCAGATATTGATTGATACTGAATGGGCCGAAGCCGAGAGGCTGCTGCTCGCTGCCGGGCTGGGCATGCCCACGGGCTGCGACTACGGGCTGGCCTACTACGAAGACGACACCATGCTTGCCTGCGGTTTTTTGGCGGGCAATGTGCTGTGCGGTTTTTGCGTGAGCCCTGCGGCGCAGGGCGGCGGCGTGTCTACCGCCATTCTGAGCCGTCTGGTGCTGCACGGTAAACAGAAGGGCATCAACCACTTCTTCATTTTCACCAAGGCCAGCGAGGCGGAAAAATTCGCGGCAGCGGGCTTTACCCTTGTGGCCCGTACAGGGCAGGCGGCCTTGCTGGAACAGGGGCGGCCCAACTATGCAGACTGGCTGGCCGCCACGCGTGAACGCATGGCGGATTTTGCAGGGCAGCAGACGGCTCCGGTTCTTGGGGCCATTGTCATGAACGCCAATCCCTTTACCCGTGGGCACGAATATCTCGCCAGCACTGCAGCCGCCTCCTGCGACCGTTTGCTGGTTTTTGTAGTGCAGGAAGACGTTTCCGTTGTGCCTTTTGCCGTGCGCTTCCGGCTGGTGAGCGAGGGGCTGGCCCACCTGGGCAATGTGCTGGTGCTGCCCGCCGGGCCGTACATGGTGTCGCGCGCCAGCTTTCCCGCCTATTTTACGGCAGACGAAGCGCGCGGCAGCGTGCATGCGGGCCTTGACTGCGCCCTCTTTGCCACACGCATCGCGCCCGATCTGGGCATTTTCATCCGCTTTGTGGGTACTGAACCCTTCGATCCCGTAACCCGGCAGTACAACAGGGTTATGACGCAGGAATTTGCGCACTCCGGGTTGATCCTGCGGGAAATTCCCCGTCTGGAATCCGCCGGTGCGGCGGTGAGCGCCTCGCGCGTGCGCGCCCTGCTGCAGGGAAACACCTGCGAGGCCCGCTGGCGCGAGCTTGAAATGCTGTTGCCCAAGGTAACCTATGATTTTTTGCGTTCCCGAGAGGGGGTAGACCTGCTGTGCAGGCTCCAGAATCATGTGGGGCGGCACTGAGGGGCCTGCGGCAATGGCCGTGAATGTTCTGGTCTGATTTCATGCAGGCGGCGCTGCCGCCGGAGGAGATACTATATGAGCGCACACGTGAGCGCAGTGGCGGGTACACTGGAATCAAACGACATTCTTGTAACCATCAGCAGCACCGGCGGCAGCGCCAACAGCGTGAGCCTGTCGAGCATTGTCATAAGCCAGTTTGGCCCGGCCATCAGGGCGGTCATTGACCAGTGCCTTGAAGCCTCGGGCCTTTCTGGCGTGGAGGTAACCGTGCAGGACAAGGGCGCGCTGGAGTGCACCATCAAGGCCCGCATGGAAACGGCCATCGCCCGCTACAAGGAGAAGATGTGATGCGCAACCGCACGTTTCTTTTCATGCCCGGTAACAACCCCGGCATGCTTGCCAGCGCCCAGTGTCTGGGCGCTGACGTGGTTATTTTTGATCTTGAAGACGCCGTGGCCCGGCAGGAAAAAGACGCGGCGCGCAACCTGGTGAGCCACGCGCTCAAAGAGCTGCGGCCCCAGGGCGTGGGTATTACCGTGCGCATCAACGGGCTGGATACTCCCTTTTGGCAGGCAGACATGGAAGCCGTGGTGGAGGCTCGCACCAACTTTGTGATGGTTCCCAAGATGGAACGGGCAGAGGAAGTGCAACAGGTGGCCGAAGCCATCGAGGCTGCGCGCCGCAAGTTTGGCGTGCAGGAAAAGGTTGAGGCTCTGGTGATTGTGGAAACGCCAATGGGCCTTGAAAACGTGTACGCCA includes the following:
- a CDS encoding amidohydrolase family protein → MNVIDFRFRPNTPEIINGIKNSAMFKAACKAIGFDARKPQPLDEIVADLNNLGVELGVITGRDCETTYGFPANNNSVLEFCRAYPDKFVGFWGIDPHKKMDAVREIERVVADYGMKGIAIDPYLAHIPASEARFYPLYTKCCELNIPVFITMAPPPQVPGAILEYADPRDVDKVARDFPELTLIMSHGGYPFVNEAIYTCLRNANVYMDISEYERAPMVDVYVRAMNDLIPDKVLFASAHPFVELADALDAYKHFDLTEEARRKVMYENARRVLGLS
- a CDS encoding MFS transporter, which translates into the protein MSNAVDKATAQANLRRVVISSLMGAVIEWYDFFLYGVVAGLVFNKLFFPSFSSGVGTILAFATFAVGFVARPLGGFIFGHFGDKIGRKKMLILTLEIMGVATVLIGCIPSFDSIGIWAPILLVTCRIAQGIGLGGEWGGAVLMAFESAPAHKRAFYGSLPQIGLSLGLMLASGVIGLLSWLLPDEAFIAWGWRVAFVLSAVLVLVGAYIRTSVQETQDFASAKKHVEKIRYPMIDAFKRYPKTLLACVGARFVEGIAFNVFGVFSLTYLTNTCGVNRTVALMAVVVASGVMACFIPMWGAMADRVGKGRIFGTAALLLGITSFPVFWVLHNYATTNLFFVYLAIIVPFGIIYAAAYASMASLFSDSFDPSVRYSSISFVYQFSGIFASGLTPMIATMLVQANGSQPWYLCGYLLVAGFISTIATMWLGTIRERNDLPHTDSAANEAEAPAQASVSDAAV
- a CDS encoding sulfite exporter TauE/SafE family protein gives rise to the protein MLVALAVSSFLVGTLIGATGVGGVLLIPAIMFFGGLGTHEAMATALFSFLFAGIVATVSYQRYGTIDWRVTLPVVAGSFLSGYAGAYVGAYVPARALNIVLACLIIFSSLYSMLPARQGMGLAQRLSQRGNTLLLFGIGLFTGFLCGMTGAGGGIVSVPVMLLFSYAPLQCIATSQVLQMVISVSGSASNMSNGFISYSMVWWITLCELVGIGVGAHIAHRVPVRLLKRMVSGLCMAIGLFIAWRALC
- a CDS encoding 2-hydroxycarboxylate transporter family protein; translated protein: MQTVENNHSGAGAEGLWDKLLNFKIGPVPLPAYLFFAAVIFLASYYGKLPKDMIGGFAVMLILGILLGDMGLRLPVLKDIGGPAILSIFVPSVLVFYGLLDGPAKEAVFHFTGGKGGGANFLYFYIASLVTGSILGMLRQVLIQGFLRMFVPLILGTLASCIVGTGVGTLLGHGVFESFFYIVVPIISGGVGEGILPLSAGYAEIQGVDPGKFIAMVAPAAMLGNVTAIICAGMLRRYAIKHPESTGNGKLVRMGGDDLLPTEGKEVIDVTILGMGLLTACCFYLFGMLVNMIIPIPAPIIMILSAAIVKALGIMPAIVEKAAKQFYLFVSKNLTWALLVGIGVCYTPWKDVVAVIQPSYVITVVATVLSMVACGFFTARFLNMYPVESALVTACHSGLGGTGDVAILSASARMELMPFAQISTRIGGASVVVMAVILMRIFYAG
- the citD gene encoding citrate lyase acyl carrier protein — encoded protein: MSAHVSAVAGTLESNDILVTISSTGGSANSVSLSSIVISQFGPAIRAVIDQCLEASGLSGVEVTVQDKGALECTIKARMETAIARYKEKM